TCGGGCCTGCTCGTTGATCACGTCAGCTTCGCTGGATAAACCACCTTCTGCTTTCGTGGAGGTCGCATCAAGTTCGGCGGTTGGCGGTTGAGCAGGGGTTCGTCGCTGAAGCGGACCAGAATCGTGCCTATCCCCCGATTTTCCATGGAGCATGGTGACAGGAATACCTTGGGGAAAGACCACTTCGCGAGCCTCGTCTGGCATCGAAATGCCATGCTGCTGAAAAGCGAGTTTCACCAGACGAATTACCGACGACCGCACCTTCAACCAGCTATGCTCGCGGCCATTGAGCCAGAAGAAAACCCGCAGATTAACCGTTGATGTCCCTAGAGCCTGTTATTGACTTATCTGCTTGCAATTGCTGTAGTTAGGGGATGAAACACACGACAGGGAAGTCGTATCCCAGCGACGTAACGGATGCGGAGTGGGAATTCCTGCTCCCTTACTTAAGCCTCATGCGCGAGGATGTGCCGCAGCGTTCCTATTCACTGCGCGACCAGTTTAACGCCATGCGCTACGTGGTGAAAACAGGAATCCAGTGGGACTTCCTGCCGCATGAAATGCCTCCGTGGCGGGCCGTCTATCAACAAATGCGACGCTGGTTCGAAGCGGGAGTCTTTGAGGAAATTGCGCAAGACCTCAGGCTGATGGTGCGTCTTTTGGAAGGACGTGACGAACAGCCAACCGCTGTGATCATGGATGCGCGGACACTCCAATCGACGCCTGAAAGTGGTGGCCGCGCGGGATACGACGGTGCGAAGAAAAAGAAGGGCCAATATTGCCGTCGATACACTGGGAAATCTGCTGGCGGTTTACATCACTGCAGCCAATGAGCAAGACCGCGACCAAGTCGCCATCCTCTCGCAGAGAGTGCAAGAGGTGACGGGCAGCAATGTGGAGATAGCGTACGTCGATCAAGGCTATACGGGCGCCGCAGCAGCCGAGCAGGCTGAAGCATCCTCGATAAGATTACAAGTTATAAAACATACCGAGACCAAGCGAGGCTTTGTCCTATTGCCACGCCGCTGGGTTGTTGAGCGCACCTTTGGTTGGCTGAGTCGCTTCCGCCGTCTCGCGCGTGATTATGAGAGACTCACCGTCACGCTCACCAACTTCCACTGGCTCGCCTTCCTCACCATACTCCTCGCAAAAATCTACAGACAAAGTCAATAACTGGCTCTAGGCTCTCGACCAGCACCGATGGCTCGGGGTCGTTCAGAACGGCTGGATGGTCCGCCAACACTTTCCGTGCAATTTCCTGCGCCTCGTTGATCGAATCATCGTAGCCAATACCAACGCCAAAGTCCTCGCGCCGGTTGACGTTCGTGGTGAAGTTGCGGAGGTTGCTTTTGTAGACAGTAGAGTTCGGGATCTGCACAAGATTGCCATCGAGTGTCATCAGGATGGTGGTTCGCACATTCAGTTGCTGCACATAACCGGTGACTCCCGTCACCTCGACCAAGTCACCTGTCTCGAACGGACGCTGCATGCTGAGGAAGATGCTGGCCAGAAAATTCTCGGTAATGTCACGAAAGGCAATTCCAACGGCCAAACCGACCAGTCCCGTACCTCCCACCACCGTCAGTGCTAGTTGGGTCAAGCCGGAGACTCGCAGAATGATGTAGACGCCCAAGAGCAAAACCAACACACCCACGGATCGGGCCATCACATTTCGCAGCAAATTGGCCCGGACTCTTGCGAGAAGAAAACTCCGCGCAGCGCGGGTAGCCAGCACTCCAGCGATGGCAAAGAGCGCCAGAATAAGTAGTCCAAAGAAGAAAAAGGGGAGCGAGCGAATGACATCGCGCCACAGGACAAGCAATCCACTCGAGGCAGGACTGAAATCCCACACTGATGGTTCTAGCACTTCCATCCGATTTGCCACGGCGACCACATCCTGAGTGTTCCGTGCCAAATCGCCAGCCCATTTTTTGAGTTCATCGGTCTCGGCCCCACCATTCAGAAAGACGACCCCTTCGCGAACCTCAATTCGAGGTTCGATAAACCACCCGGTGGCATCGAGCACACTCTGAAGTCGCTTGCCAATTTCTTCATCGCGAGCGACGGGCTTGATGTCCACCTTCGCAGTTGCCGGGGCGAGGTCTTCTTTCTCATGAGCCGAGACTCTCGATGGAGTGTCGGCCGCGCGCTCCGGCGACTGTGCCACGAGAGTCGTCGAAAGTGGGCCGCAAGCGCCGAAGACCAGCGTCACGGTTAACATGACGCGACAGCAATAGCCGACCATGATTCGTCTCCGGCGATGCTGCTACGTTCACGGCCCCATCGAGTACTAGCCCGATGAACCCAGGGTAATGGAGCGATCTTCGGCATGTGCAGCCCGAGGCTGAGCCGTCAACTCGGCAGGAGTCGATTCGGCAGCGGACTCTCCACCAGAGAGCTGCAGATCTTCCAGCGAGCATTTGAGAATAAGATTGTCAGTGGCGCTCGATACCTCGCTAATTGGGATGTGAATGGCCTGTGTTCCAAACCAAGGCCGCTTGAGCTTCAGCTCGTCCAAGATCGCCCGATTGAGATTGACTTCCAAAGTCACTAAGTGCCATGTCTCAATATCGACAGACATGTCGGCAACGGTACCAATATTACGACCTTGTTGGTCGATCATATTAAGGCCAATCAGATTTGTAACCTTCGATTTTGTCATTTTCAGATCCTTAAAGAATAGATTCGACAGTTGAGAGCGTCTAAAGAGAGTCAATTAGTAGATGGAACATGCACCACTATTGAGTAGTGGTTATTCCAGGGTGTGTTAGGGATCTCGATCGATACGTGAATTACCTGTCGATGCGACACGCATCGACAGCGACCATCATCAGCGACATTACAGTGAAAACTGAATGGATATAGAGACCTATTACTCGGCTCTAGGGTGGAAGAATGCTTACAATCGGCGCGCACTATGACACTCTTGGGGTGTAGGGCAAACAAAGCTGAAGCCTGGCAAGAAACAAAAAAAGCCGGTGTGATGGAATCCTTTGGGTATTCCAAGACACCGGCTTACTATTCAACGAGCCTTCTGGTCTCCCAGTCTGCTCTTCAATTAGTCATCCGAACCAATTCGCAGCGACGTGCACTGCGACGCCTCTGCCAACCGCTGTCATTATCGCAGTCGCTCCCAAGAAGGCAATGGTTCGCTCATTAATGTGGTCGCAACAGCTGTCACAGGAGCGCTGCCGAAGAAGCGTAAACCTTGTTTCCTGAAGGGATCGAAGCGTCCAGCGTAAATCCCCCTTCACTTGCCACCGCCCCTAGAGCTCTCGGTTATTCCAAACGAGGCTGAATAATCTGAAAAACTGGTTCCGTCAGACGGACTAGCTCAAGGTGATGGCTCACGAACCTTGGATGGCTTCTTTCATGTCTTGGCCTGCCTCTTTGACAGCATCGCCAGCGTCTTCGGCGGCATCACGAAGTTCTTCGTTGGGGCGGGCATCAATCGCATCCTTGATTCCGTTGGGCTGGTTGGAGTCTGACTTCTGCCCACAGCCCGACAGGATGAGAAGCGTGCTGGCGATAAGCAGGTAGCGATGCAAATTCAGTTTCATGTTTATGCTCTTTTGGGGAGGGCCGGGGCTAGTGACAGAATCGACTGTAGCAAGAACGTGAAAAATTAGCCCGAGCAGTATCTTCGGAATCGCAAACAGGCTCCGAGTTCTGCAGAGCCGAGCGCGGGTGGTTTTTCCTGAGAAAATATCGCGGCGTAATGCATGCAAGAAATCGTGCGTGCAAACCCGAGAGAAAGGTCGGTTTGGAAGGGCTGAATCAATTTTTTTCCCGCCATGGCCGTTCTCTGCCGGTTCTGCGGGACATTGGGCCGACAAATTCGTAGCGTGATCCGGGCCCCCCAATAGAATAAGAGGGAGGGACAACCACCCGCTTGTCGGCCACTGGCTGTGTCGTCGGCCGCCAGTGCGAAGATTAGCCAAGGACGGTTACTCGCAGCGCGTGTCACAGCGACCGTGGGGGCGTCCTAAGTTCTTGTCGGCGATTGCCGTCGGCTCTTTGAGTTACTCGCAGCTGAGAAACTGGAACCATGCCCCAGCAGAATCGTCGAACTGTTCGCACCGATCGCCAGAAGCAGAGTGCACGTCAGCGTTGCGCAAAGGTGCAGGCTCGAAAATTTTTGTTCGAGAACCTGGAACAGCGCACCGTGCTGGCTAGTTCGATTACTGGGGCTGTTTACCTAGACGCCAACAACGATGGTGTGCGGGGAGCGAGCGAAGTGGGGGTTCCCGGGGTGCAAATCACCCTGACTGGCACCGACAGCAGCAATAACAGTGTGACGCGAACGACGCTTACCTCTAACACTGGGTCATGGTCGTTTGAAGGTTTGGCAACTGGCACTTATACCGTCAGCGAGCGTCAGCCAACGGCGATGCTGGATGGCAAAGATGCATCGGCTTTCAGTGGCAGCGTGGTGGGAAGCGATACGATCTCGAGCATTGTGCTGGGGGCCGATCAAGCCGCGTCGGGGCTGAACTTTGGCGAGCGTGGCATTCTGCCGCAATACATTGGTCCGCAGTGGCAGTTTGCTTCGTCGGGTTCGCAAGAGGCCTTGTTCCGCGAGACGATTGCACAAGCGGAGGCTCTCGCTGGAAATACAGATCTAGCGGCTCAGATTCGCGCAGGAAGTGGCACGAGCACCAACGTTGCGCCGGTCGGCACGAGCGACACCTACAGCACGACTCCTGGCACCGCTATCACAATTACAGCAGCCAATGGTGTGCTGGCCAACGACACCGATGCCAATGGCAACACGCTCACTGCTTCGCTGGTGGGGAACGTGACCAACGGCACACTGACGCTCAACGCCAATGGTTCCTTCACCTACACGCCGAACGCCAATTTCAGCGGCACCGATACTTTTACTTATCGCGCCAGCGATGGTTCGCTCACATCCGGCGTAACGACGGTCACCATCACCGTCGCTGCCACCAACACTGCGCCGGTGGCGACAGCCGATTCGTACAACGCCACCGAAGATACTCCGCTGACCGTGGCCGCCGCTTCCGGGGTGCTGGCCAACGACACCGACGCGCAGAACAACACCCTCACGGCGAGCGTTGTCGCTGGTCCTACGAGTGGCACGCTGACCCTGAACGCCAACGGTTCGTTCACCTACACGCCGAACGCCAATTTCAGCGGCATCGATACGTTTACCTATCGGGCGAGCGATGGAAGTTTGAATTCAGCCAACACGACTGTCACCATCACCGTCGCGCCGGTCAACGATCCACCGGTGGCGGGGAATGATTCGTACAGCACCACCACCGACACAGCACTCACGGTCCCGGTGGCGACCGGCATTCTTGCCAACGATACCGATGTCGAGAACAGCACGCTCACAGCCACCGTGGTTGCGCAGCCAGCCAGCGGCACTCTGACACTCAATGCCAACGGCTCGTTCACCTACACACCCAATACAGGGTTCACTGGCACCGATACGTTTACCTATCGGGCCAATGATGCAGCCGCCGACTCGGGTGTTGCCACCGTTACTATCACGGTGGCTGCGCCCAATGCAGCCCCGGTCGCCGTCGCCGACAATTACAACGCCACCGAAGACACCGCGCTCACCATCAATGCAGCTGCAGGGGTGCTGGCAAACGATACCGACAGCGATAGCGATCCGCTCACCGCTACGATCGTCGCGCAGCCCACGAGTGGCACCTTGACCTTGAATGCCGATGGGTCGTTCACCTATACCCCCAGCGCGAACTTCAACGGCACCGACACGTTCACCTATCGCGCCAGCGATGGGACGGTAAACTCGCCAGTCGCCACCGTCACGATCACCGTGGCGGCTGTCAACGATCCCCCTGTGGCGAGTAACGATAACTACTCGACCGCCGAGGATACGCCCCTCACCATCGCCGCGCCTGGCGTCCTCGGAAACGATACCGATGTCGATGGCAACACGCTCACCGCTATCGTCGTGACTCAGCCCACGAGTGGCACACTCACGCTCAATGCCAACGGCTCCTACACGTATACCCCCACCTCTGGCTTCAACGGTACCGATACGTTTACGTACAAAGCCAACGATGGGACTGCCGACTCAAACACTGCCACGGTAACAATTGTCGTCGGCACAGCGAATCAAACACCGGTCGCCGTCGCCGATAGCTACAACGCCACCGAAGACACCACGCTGACCGTGAATGTGGCAAGTGGTGTTCTGGCCAACGATACCGATGGCAACAACGACACGCTGATGGCGGCAGTTGTGACAGGCCCCACCAGCGGAACGTTAACGCTCAATGCGAATGGATCGTTCTCCTACACACCAAACGCCAACTTCAGCGGCACGGATACCTTCACCTACACAGCGAGCGATGGTCAGGCGACATCGAGTGCTGTTGTCGTCACGATCACCGTAGCGGCTGTCAACGACGCGCCAGTGGCGACCGAAGATTCCTATACCACCGCGGAAGATACTGCGCTCACCATTGCCGTCCCGGGTGTGCTGACCAACGATACCGATGTCGAAGGGACTTCGCTCACCGTGGTGGTGGTCGATCAGCCGGTGCACGGCACACTCACTCTCAATCCCAACGGCTCGTTTACTTACATGCCGTTCCTGAACTTCTCGGGAACCGACACCTTCACATACCGCGCTAGCGATGCGACAAGTGAGTCGAACCTAGCGACCGTCACGATCACCGTGACCGCTGAAAACGATCCCCCTGTCGCCACCAACGACACCTACACCGTCGATGAAGATGCAGCGCTCACCGTCAACGCTGCGTCGGGAGTTTTGGATAACGACACCGATGCCGAGGACAGCACGCTCACCGCTGCTGTGGTTGATCAGCCGACAAACGGCACGCTGACGCTGATTAGCGACGGTTCGTTCACCTACACTCCCGATGCGAATTTCAGCGGCACTGATTCGTTCACCTATCGCGCCAATGACGGAACGGCCGAGTCGAATCTGGCCACTGTTACCATCACAGTCGCGCCGGTGAACGACGCACCGCTGGCCACCAACGATGCCTATGCCACCGGCGTCGACGAACAACTAGTAATCGCGCTCCCGGGCGTGCTAGCCAACGATACCGACGCCGATGGCAACAGCCTCACCGCTGCGGTGGTCGACAACCCCACTTCGGGCACACTCACGCTCAACAGCGACGGCTCGTTCACCTATACACCTGGCAGCGGCTTTCAAGGGACCGACACGTTCACCTATCGCGCCAGCGATGGAACTACCACTTCGAACCTTGCCACAGTCACGATCACGGTGAATTCTGCGCCGGTGGCTGTCAACGATCTCTATTCAACCGACGAAGATACGCCACTTGCGATCACACTCCCGGGCGTTTTAGGCAATGACACGGACGCCGATAGCGACACGCTCACCGCAGTGGTCGTAACTCAGCCGACCAGCGGCACACTCGCGCTCAACGCCGATGGCTCGTTCACCTACACGCCGAACGCCAACTTCAGCGGCACCGATAGCTTTACCTATCGCGCTAATGATGGCTTCGAAAACTCGAACATCGCTACCGTCACCATCACGGTGAATTCGGTGAACGATGCTCCCGTCGCCACCGCCGACTCCTACAGCACACCCACCGACACCGCACTGGTTGTTAGTGGGGCAGGGGTGCTCGCCAACGATACTGATACCGACGGCGACGATCTCACCGCTGTCGTCGTCGATCAGCCAACCAGTGGGTCGCTCGCGTTCAACGCCGATGGGACCTTCACTTACACACCCAGCAGTGGTTTCCAGGGAACCGACAGCTTCACCTATCAGGCGAGCGACGGTCTGGCGAATTCGAACGTTGTGACCGTAACGATCACCGTCAATAACGCCCCGGTGGCAGTCGCTGATAGTTATACGACCGACGAAGATACCCCGCTTACAGTCGCCATCGAGGGAGTCCTTGAAAACGATACAGATGCAGATGCCGACACACTCACCGCCGCCGTGGTCGACCAGCCTGCGCACGGCTCTCTCACGCTCAATAGCAATGGCACTTTCACCTACACACCCGAGACCAATTTCAGCGGCACCGATACCTTCACCTATCGCGCAAGCGATGGGATCAACGATTCGATTCTTGCTACGGTCACCATCACGGTGACGGCGGTCAACGATGTCGCGATCGGTACGAATAAGACCTACGATGCGACGCAAGATGTCCCCCTCGCGATCAACGCCGCAAGCGGCCTGCTCACCGGCGCAACCGACGCCGAGAACGATACCCTAAGCGCAGTTCTCGTTGGCACTCCCATCGGAGGAACGGTCGATCTCAATTCCGATGGCTCCTTCACCTTCACCCCCAATGCTGGGTTCTCGGGGGCCGCGAGCTTCACTTTCGTCATCAACGATGGCACCGCTGATTCAGCCACCTACACTGCCTCCATCGACGTGATCCCGACCGCTGTCAACACGGCTCCGGTTGCAGTGGCCGACAGCTACACGCTCGATGAAGATACACCTCTGGTCGTGGATGCACTCGCCGGACTTTTGGCTAACGATAGCGATGCCGAGAGCGACTCTCTTACCATCGAAGTGGTCGATTCTCCTGCGAGCGGCACACTCAACCTGTCGGGGGATGGCTCGTTCACCTATACCCCCGCTCCCAACGTCAACGGCACTGTGACGTTCACGTACAAGCTCAGCGATGGAACCGCCGACTCGGCCACGGTGACAGTCACGCTCAACATCACACCGGCAAACGACCCGCCCGTGGCGGTGAGTCAGTCGTACGCTACAGCCGAGAACACAGCACTTACCATCAGTGCTCCGGGATTACTGACCGGCGGTTCAGACGTCGACGGGAGCGACGTACTCTCGGCTGTGAAACTGACCGATCCTGCTAGCGGCACGGTGACGGTCAATGCCGATGGGTCGTTTGTCTACACACCAAGCAGTGGATTTGCCGGAACCGACTCGTTCACCTTCGCCCTAAGCGACGGCACCACGAACTCGGCTCCCGCCACCGTCACCATTGAAGTAGGTGGGGAAGGGGAGCCCTGGATGGGGTCGCTCATCGACCAAATCTTCGGCGAAAACGAAGACTGGATGGCGTAGCTCAGCCTCAGATTTTCCATGTGGCTGCAGGAAAGCCCGCGCCTTGATGCATTCACAGATGATGCATGCACAGCAGCACTAGCAAGTCGCTGATGTGTCGCGCTCACGTGGTACTTTGCGCCCTCTAGTAAAGCTTTTCCGACAAACGTGGCTTTAACGGTCACAAAAGGTTGAACGACAAGGAAAGGTTTGACGATACCCTAACGCGAGGGGCTCAAGTCAGCTGTTACTCTGTCGGTGGAGAGACACGGATGTCGTTTCCTAAGTCGGTGCTGGTCGCGATCACCTGCATCTTGGTTAGTACACCACTCTTCGCGCAAACGTCGACACCACGGCGTGCTACGTCGCCTGCGACAACATCTCGCTTGCCAGCCTCGAGCTCGCCGAGCCCCAGGACTTCTTCCGCCAGCACCTCGCGGGCACAGCCCGCTATCTATCGCGCGCCGACGACACAGCGTGCCCAGCCTGCCAGCTATGCCAGTGAAGTTCCACCGGAACTCTACGAAACCGACGCCTACGCCGCTGGTCCATCGAGCAGCGACTATGGCCCTGCGTGCGACGGCTGTGGTGGTCCCAGCTGCGGGGCACAAGGATGCTGTGCCCCTGGTTGTTTCACCGGCTGGGGATGCTGCGATCTTTACGTCCGGGCCGAGTACCTGATGTGGTGGTCGAACGGCGCAAACGCACCAGCACTCGTCACCGAAAGTCTCCCCGGCATTCCGCAGGCCAATGCGGGGGTCCTCGGAAGCCCTGGGACCTCGATCCTCTATGGCGACGAAAATCTCGACAGCGATCTGCGAAGCGGAATTTTGTTCGGCATTGGTGGTTGGTGCGATCCTGGTCACACGAT
This window of the Pirellula staleyi DSM 6068 genome carries:
- a CDS encoding mechanosensitive ion channel, with amino-acid sequence MLTVTLVFGACGPLSTTLVAQSPERAADTPSRVSAHEKEDLAPATAKVDIKPVARDEEIGKRLQSVLDATGWFIEPRIEVREGVVFLNGGAETDELKKWAGDLARNTQDVVAVANRMEVLEPSVWDFSPASSGLLVLWRDVIRSLPFFFFGLLILALFAIAGVLATRAARSFLLARVRANLLRNVMARSVGVLVLLLGVYIILRVSGLTQLALTVVGGTGLVGLAVGIAFRDITENFLASIFLSMQRPFETGDLVEVTGVTGYVQQLNVRTTILMTLDGNLVQIPNSTVYKSNLRNFTTNVNRREDFGVGIGYDDSINEAQEIARKVLADHPAVLNDPEPSVLVESLEPVIDFVCRFLRGVW
- a CDS encoding PRC-barrel domain-containing protein, which codes for MTKSKVTNLIGLNMIDQQGRNIGTVADMSVDIETWHLVTLEVNLNRAILDELKLKRPWFGTQAIHIPISEVSSATDNLILKCSLEDLQLSGGESAAESTPAELTAQPRAAHAEDRSITLGSSG
- a CDS encoding lipoprotein, producing the protein MKLNLHRYLLIASTLLILSGCGQKSDSNQPNGIKDAIDARPNEELRDAAEDAGDAVKEAGQDMKEAIQGS
- a CDS encoding Ig-like domain-containing protein, whose amino-acid sequence is MPQQNRRTVRTDRQKQSARQRCAKVQARKFLFENLEQRTVLASSITGAVYLDANNDGVRGASEVGVPGVQITLTGTDSSNNSVTRTTLTSNTGSWSFEGLATGTYTVSERQPTAMLDGKDASAFSGSVVGSDTISSIVLGADQAASGLNFGERGILPQYIGPQWQFASSGSQEALFRETIAQAEALAGNTDLAAQIRAGSGTSTNVAPVGTSDTYSTTPGTAITITAANGVLANDTDANGNTLTASLVGNVTNGTLTLNANGSFTYTPNANFSGTDTFTYRASDGSLTSGVTTVTITVAATNTAPVATADSYNATEDTPLTVAAASGVLANDTDAQNNTLTASVVAGPTSGTLTLNANGSFTYTPNANFSGIDTFTYRASDGSLNSANTTVTITVAPVNDPPVAGNDSYSTTTDTALTVPVATGILANDTDVENSTLTATVVAQPASGTLTLNANGSFTYTPNTGFTGTDTFTYRANDAAADSGVATVTITVAAPNAAPVAVADNYNATEDTALTINAAAGVLANDTDSDSDPLTATIVAQPTSGTLTLNADGSFTYTPSANFNGTDTFTYRASDGTVNSPVATVTITVAAVNDPPVASNDNYSTAEDTPLTIAAPGVLGNDTDVDGNTLTAIVVTQPTSGTLTLNANGSYTYTPTSGFNGTDTFTYKANDGTADSNTATVTIVVGTANQTPVAVADSYNATEDTTLTVNVASGVLANDTDGNNDTLMAAVVTGPTSGTLTLNANGSFSYTPNANFSGTDTFTYTASDGQATSSAVVVTITVAAVNDAPVATEDSYTTAEDTALTIAVPGVLTNDTDVEGTSLTVVVVDQPVHGTLTLNPNGSFTYMPFLNFSGTDTFTYRASDATSESNLATVTITVTAENDPPVATNDTYTVDEDAALTVNAASGVLDNDTDAEDSTLTAAVVDQPTNGTLTLISDGSFTYTPDANFSGTDSFTYRANDGTAESNLATVTITVAPVNDAPLATNDAYATGVDEQLVIALPGVLANDTDADGNSLTAAVVDNPTSGTLTLNSDGSFTYTPGSGFQGTDTFTYRASDGTTTSNLATVTITVNSAPVAVNDLYSTDEDTPLAITLPGVLGNDTDADSDTLTAVVVTQPTSGTLALNADGSFTYTPNANFSGTDSFTYRANDGFENSNIATVTITVNSVNDAPVATADSYSTPTDTALVVSGAGVLANDTDTDGDDLTAVVVDQPTSGSLAFNADGTFTYTPSSGFQGTDSFTYQASDGLANSNVVTVTITVNNAPVAVADSYTTDEDTPLTVAIEGVLENDTDADADTLTAAVVDQPAHGSLTLNSNGTFTYTPETNFSGTDTFTYRASDGINDSILATVTITVTAVNDVAIGTNKTYDATQDVPLAINAASGLLTGATDAENDTLSAVLVGTPIGGTVDLNSDGSFTFTPNAGFSGAASFTFVINDGTADSATYTASIDVIPTAVNTAPVAVADSYTLDEDTPLVVDALAGLLANDSDAESDSLTIEVVDSPASGTLNLSGDGSFTYTPAPNVNGTVTFTYKLSDGTADSATVTVTLNITPANDPPVAVSQSYATAENTALTISAPGLLTGGSDVDGSDVLSAVKLTDPASGTVTVNADGSFVYTPSSGFAGTDSFTFALSDGTTNSAPATVTIEVGGEGEPWMGSLIDQIFGENEDWMA